The following proteins are encoded in a genomic region of Bacillus sp. FJAT-22090:
- a CDS encoding ABC-three component system middle component 1 — protein sequence MKEVIKKIFNDYNFEERELPLLSENFLFAVNLSEDCLNFYLVLFIDNIDKDFLEIQVSEYYSAIKGLETGYDERMDKNLSMLVCLRNDDVTLKEELVKKVFEIEEDPYYFKKYVLTYKEEQYQELLKYFQENNIKESRTILNNIVNNIELFSLYKKEPNDYSNSLFNLCSKLLIKLPFIVFERDEKQMENLTEVIKKELNKEDLLNYSNRWLKLEEKDGVYNIHDILEVILEGEKNEL from the coding sequence ATGAAAGAAGTTATAAAAAAAATTTTTAATGATTATAATTTTGAGGAACGGGAACTTCCTTTGCTTTCTGAAAACTTTTTATTTGCTGTTAATCTTAGTGAAGACTGTCTTAATTTTTATCTAGTATTGTTTATAGATAACATTGATAAAGACTTTCTTGAGATACAAGTTTCGGAATATTATAGCGCTATTAAAGGGTTAGAGACAGGCTATGACGAGAGAATGGATAAAAATTTATCCATGTTAGTGTGTTTACGAAACGACGATGTGACACTAAAAGAGGAATTGGTAAAAAAAGTTTTCGAAATTGAAGAGGATCCGTATTACTTTAAAAAATATGTATTAACATATAAAGAAGAACAATATCAAGAACTACTAAAATATTTTCAGGAAAATAATATAAAAGAATCAAGAACCATATTAAATAATATTGTCAATAATATTGAACTTTTTAGCTTATATAAGAAGGAACCTAATGATTACAGTAATAGTCTATTTAACCTTTGTTCGAAATTATTAATTAAACTTCCATTTATCGTTTTTGAGAGAGACGAGAAGCAGATGGAAAATTTAACAGAGGTAATTAAAAAAGAATTAAATAAAGAGGATTTGCTAAATTATTCAAACAGATGGCTGAAACTTGAAGAAAAAGATGGAGTTTATAACATTCATGATATTCTTGAAGTGATATTAGAGGGTGAAAAAAATGAGTTATAA
- a CDS encoding ATP-binding protein: MSYKIGKILIENFKHVEKAELDFSKKDLIVFDGPNGFGKTTMFDAIELVVSGRISRITNTTDNRHGYKDLLFTNQDNKDTVIRIEFYNKEKQKFTVVKRFDHTTSRRAAERRPDNWDLFELYLLDNFDSPLLPEYRIDSEKIYSKLGLNNLSRYFSLFYYIQQEENTYFLRKSGKDRMAEISHLFDTYNEQQELEKISKLKNELDREQRKISGDNGDLSVKQQLLDTLTKGIKDVQKEELVEVNYFRLLQGDSPLKEWDKKEITVQKDTKDLYIKDLRQLYDFVQHFDEFLKSQVNRVIQNYIENKILLRDTIVSSNFLSKYDEIKELKNKEKKLRNIKKILTKDNLQNHIKSFPFKDLEQVVESNVDVNAIKGKLELLESYKQNSTNLSSIIQELNITRDKLMEHFNKTHQFGIGDQECPLCGHDWVNYEKLLLSVQSKREAFQRYYDDSSNKFEQELNSLFIEHLDSINLWIDEYVNESKNIINDDFYEQLTKSINRKQSTIKFTEWCSENNIDITIFANSKLNFVDDLEEKLEGLEKYLLKQKQPVKPGYTEFDEKSLAFDSLYQELFQGDEEQIRKITLENIINKANYINYQYYHRNSESITKLTSEIDELKTRLETVKLGITKIRRIIEIYNQRIRQHWQKILLDVEVPFYIYSGKILQDYQRGLGLFIKESEGDGAKSIKFVSNSSSDHDAVNYLSSGQLSGLVIAFTLALNKVYGNKTMDILLIDDPVQTMDEINMVSFVELLRNEFRNKQIFLSTHEDDTSRYMRYKFRKYNLETLRLNVKDRLYLVSQNKTNLDE; this comes from the coding sequence ATGAGTTATAAAATTGGAAAGATTTTGATTGAAAATTTTAAACATGTTGAAAAAGCTGAGTTAGATTTCTCTAAAAAAGACTTAATTGTTTTTGACGGACCAAATGGTTTTGGAAAAACTACTATGTTTGATGCTATTGAGCTTGTTGTAAGTGGAAGAATTTCTAGAATAACAAATACAACCGATAATAGGCATGGATATAAAGATTTACTTTTTACAAACCAAGATAATAAAGATACAGTAATTAGAATAGAGTTCTATAATAAAGAAAAACAAAAATTTACAGTTGTTAAGAGATTTGATCATACAACTTCTCGAAGAGCTGCCGAACGCAGACCTGATAATTGGGATTTGTTCGAATTATATTTATTAGATAATTTTGATAGTCCTCTCTTGCCAGAATACAGGATTGATTCAGAAAAAATTTACTCTAAATTGGGTTTGAATAATTTAAGTCGTTATTTTAGTTTGTTTTATTATATACAACAAGAAGAAAATACCTATTTTCTTAGAAAATCAGGAAAAGATCGTATGGCTGAAATATCGCATCTTTTTGATACGTATAATGAACAACAAGAATTGGAGAAAATAAGTAAATTAAAAAATGAATTAGATAGAGAGCAGAGAAAAATTAGTGGAGATAATGGCGATCTGTCTGTAAAACAACAATTGTTAGATACATTGACAAAAGGAATTAAAGATGTTCAAAAAGAAGAACTAGTTGAAGTAAATTATTTTCGACTATTACAAGGGGACTCTCCACTAAAAGAGTGGGACAAAAAAGAAATAACTGTTCAAAAGGATACGAAGGATCTGTATATAAAAGATTTACGTCAACTTTATGATTTTGTACAACACTTCGATGAGTTCTTAAAGTCTCAAGTAAATAGAGTTATCCAAAATTATATAGAGAATAAAATATTGTTAAGGGATACTATAGTGAGCTCAAATTTTTTAAGTAAATATGATGAGATAAAAGAATTAAAAAACAAAGAAAAGAAACTTCGTAATATAAAGAAAATACTCACTAAAGATAATCTACAAAATCATATAAAATCATTTCCTTTTAAAGATTTAGAGCAAGTTGTTGAAAGCAATGTAGACGTAAATGCTATTAAGGGAAAGTTGGAATTATTGGAAAGTTATAAACAAAATTCAACTAATCTCTCATCTATTATACAAGAACTAAACATTACTAGAGATAAGCTAATGGAGCATTTCAATAAAACACATCAATTTGGAATAGGTGATCAAGAATGTCCACTTTGCGGACATGATTGGGTTAATTATGAAAAATTATTATTAAGTGTTCAATCTAAAAGGGAAGCTTTTCAAAGATATTATGATGACTCTTCAAATAAATTTGAACAAGAGCTAAATTCCTTGTTTATTGAACATTTGGATTCAATAAATCTGTGGATTGATGAATATGTAAATGAAAGTAAGAATATTATAAATGATGATTTTTATGAACAATTAACAAAAAGTATTAATAGGAAGCAAAGTACTATAAAATTTACAGAATGGTGTTCGGAGAACAATATTGATATAACGATATTTGCCAACTCAAAGCTGAATTTTGTAGATGACTTAGAGGAGAAGTTAGAAGGATTAGAAAAATATTTATTAAAACAAAAGCAACCTGTTAAACCTGGGTATACAGAATTTGATGAAAAATCATTAGCATTTGATTCTTTGTATCAAGAACTATTTCAGGGGGATGAGGAACAAATCAGAAAAATTACACTTGAGAATATTATAAATAAAGCTAATTATATAAATTATCAATACTATCATAGAAATTCTGAATCTATAACTAAATTAACTAGTGAAATTGACGAGTTGAAAACTAGATTAGAAACTGTTAAATTAGGAATTACAAAAATCAGAAGAATAATAGAAATATACAACCAACGTATTAGACAACATTGGCAAAAAATTCTACTAGATGTTGAAGTACCTTTTTATATTTATAGTGGTAAAATACTTCAGGATTATCAAAGGGGACTAGGGCTCTTTATTAAAGAAAGTGAAGGAGATGGAGCTAAAAGTATTAAATTCGTTTCTAATTCAAGTTCCGATCACGATGCTGTAAATTATCTATCTTCAGGACAGTTATCTGGATTAGTTATAGCGTTCACTCTAGCGTTAAATAAAGTTTACGGTAATAAAACAATGGACATTTTGTTAATTGATGATCCTGTGCAAACAATGGATGAAATAAATATGGTTTCTTTTGTAGAGTTATTACGTAATGAATTTCGAAATAAACAAATATTTTTATCTACACATGAAGATGACACTTCTCGTTATATGAGATATAAATTTAGAAAATATAACTTGGAAACGTTACGTTTGAATGTTAAGGACAGACTTTATTTAGTTTCCCAAAATAAAACGAATTTAGATGAATAA